The genomic region TTACCTAATACAATATTTTCAGTTGTGTACAAAATATGAATCTCGTCAATAATGCTTTGAAGATCACGTTTATTTCGATTGTACGCATACTTCATAGCAATATTCCGTACTAGTAGGGCTTCCATCTCAATACTAGTTAATTCATTAATATATTTTTGATGACAAATCCCTTTTTTAGATAGATATATCACCAGTTCTTTAAGAACCCTTTTATGATCCAGTAATAAGCAGAATGGTAAAATAGTGAACCGAGCTGTATCTCTTTGACAAGCTTCACAAAAATCGACGATCCTTTTATAGACGCTAATTCCAAAATAATCATTAGTATCTGTAGAGATAAATATCTTGTAGGTTTCAGACGAATTCCTTGAGAATACATAATCCATAAGGGAGCGGAGCATTAACTTCATATCAAATTTATGAATATACTCCTCATTGTATGCTAAAACTCTTGCCCATCGTTTCGAGGCATCCGACAAGAATGATGTCTCAATCTCATCAAATGGTACTTTTATTGCTTCCAATTGTCTATTTGTTGTATACGTATAGTCATACACATCAAACTGACGCATATTCATATCATAGCCGAATATTAACATGTTGTTAGGGGCATGTTTCCTTTTGTACGCGTTAGTATGTTTAACAAAATAAGAGTCATAGTTTATATAGACATACTTTCCATTAGCAATGGACGTTTTAATAAAGTTCGGTATAGATGTAAACTTAGATATATAATCTGAGCTCAAGTGTTGAATAGTTAACCACGGAGCATATGATCTGAACAGAATTGAATCAAAAATATAAAAATCTAGCCAATGGGGATCTCCATTAAAATCTTTAGCGTAAATCTGTATATAATGATTTAATTGCCATTCAAGATTATTTTTAACGTTTGGAGAAATAGCAAGAGGCAATGCGTGATGCTTGTAAGTACAGACTAATGGTCTTTCAATCTGTAATTTTTCGATAGCGTTCATAACATTAACCCCCTATTTATTTTTGCTGACTAATTCATACCTTGGAGTTTATCCCAAACTTCCTTTACTTCCTGAGTTAGACGAGGGTGGCTCACTCTTTTACGGCGTGGAACAAGTTCCTTTAAATATGGAGCTATATCGATTCCAATAAAATTAGAAAGCCGATCGTTTTCAATGCCTTCACAAAGACGCTGATATTCAACAACAAGATAACGTTCCTTTGATAAAGCAGTAATCTGCTCAATAGCTTCGGCATGCCATGAAACCCACTTTTTTAAATTTCCAGTGACCGAAATGGGACGCCATGGGCGATCTCCTTCCCACTCCATTACAGATGAAGCAACATCATATGGATCTCGAAACATAAGAATATATTTGGCGTCAGGTACTACGTTGTTAAGATAAGGGAATATCTGAAGATATTCATTATATTTATCTCCCCACCTTGTAAAACCTTTATAGCTTTCGGAAACAATTCGCCTCCCTAACTCAAGTTCATTGCCTTGATATCCCTCAGCAACATCAATCGCAACTTCTCGCAGCACTTTCTCAACCTGATATAAATATCGTTCTACTCCGATTCCACCTGGGACACGGCGTTTCAATGAAAATAATATTTCATCCACACGCAAATGACGATAACCAATATCCTTCATAGTGAGCCATCGATGTAAATAATACATCAATTTTCCATTTACGCTAAACATCCCATTATCTACACCAAATGCTTCGCTTAACTTATGCGCAAATACTGTCGTCCCAGATCTCTGGAAACCGAGTAAAATTATCGGAAGCGTGCTCTGGTTATTCATTAAGATACCTCATTGATATAAGATAACAGTCGCTGCATACATTCTACAGAAGCTTCATACCCATCCATAGAAAAAGAATCAAACCATGGATTATCCCGTTGTTTTTGGTCAAGCACCCGTCCTTTTCTCCAATGAGTTTCCAGAGAGACATAACCCTGATAATCATCGTTCTTCAATGTTTGAATGATATTTCGCCATGGAACATCACCATCACCTAGTCTGACGTATTGACTCTGACCATCCGGATCTTTAATATGTATGTGCTTAATGAACTCTTTCCCCAAGGTATAATCTTCTGGAAACGGATTCAAGTCTTGACCGGAAAATACCGAATTACCAGGATCCCAAACAATACCTAATCGGTTATCGGCAACCTCATCTAGGAATTCAAGCATATGCTTTATTGTAGGTGTATTTGTACGCATACCAGTCTCCACATAAATTTGAATATCATCTGAAACAAGTCCATCAACAATTTGTTTTACAGCTCTTGCAGCTAGCTTAGGTTGTGCTATCCCTTCTCGATAAAATGTAAACACCCGAACAAAACCGGAATTTAACAACCGAGCCTGGTCGATAGCTTTTGCCAAAGATTCCCGAGAACTTTCCAGCAATTCATCTGTCGACGGGAATTCTACTTTAAAACAAGGAGAATCAAAGCCAGCTATATTTAGTCCTGCAGAACGAACGGAATCACGGATCAGCTCTAATTGTTCATTATCTAATTGGTCCGGACGTGTATTCCAGACGGAACGGACTTCAATGCCATGGAATTTATTTTTCTGAACCGCGTCAATTACTCGATGCAAATCTTGATCTATTTCATCCCCAATAATAGCTAGTTTCATTGTTGATTATCCCCTTATTATTCAGATTCTCGTGCTAAGAGCGACTGCAAAACCTTGATATCCTCCACTGCACTTCCTGACCTAGTTTCAACTGTAACTGAACAATTCGTATCCGCCAGCTTCTGCAAAATGAGATAAGTTCTATTTATGTCAGTCTCGGAGAGTGGAACGTGTATAGTTTCATATGGGTTATCCCAATTAAATCCTTTAGTTTGTACCCCAGAAATGAAGCGCATTAGACTCGTCGTAGCTTCGAGAGGGTCCTTAGAAATACATGCAAGTCCCAAAGTATCCAACAATACGCGGGTACCAAGCAATTCACTTATTCGAACGAGTTCCTCTACACCACAGTTTCCTTTGTGAGTCTCCACCCAGATCCTATCCATCCCTCCTGCAATGCTTGCTAACACTTGCACTTGCTTCTGTGTTGATTCAATCTGCTGGATTGTAGTACATCCGGGTTTGGAAAAAACTTTTAAAGGAATATCAGCATAAGGAGCTATTGATTTGATGAGAGTTTCTTTATCAAATCTGTCATCGCCAAGTGTAAAACTTATACCAATAAAAGCAATGTCAATACCCGATTGCCTTAAGGGAGTAAGGCCCTCCTCTTCCCAAGAGTGCCCTTTTCCCACCCTTAGGTCGACCGTATTGCAACCAGTCTCATTTAATTTTTGAATTAACTCGTTTGCAGTGAGATTCGGCATACTACCAGAAGATAAACCGATTCGAAATGACATTAAATATGTATGCCCCCATTCATCGCGATTTGTTCTAATAAACGTGTAACTCCACGTCCACCCTGTAAATGACAACGTTCCGGTTGTTCTTTATTTATTATAGAAGAGGCGAAATCCATATAAAGTTGTTTTCGCATCTCATGCGTAGATTCGACAGGATACTGTCTTAGATTACCTTTGTATTCTAAGGCAGACCTTCCATCTTCGATAGTTAGACGAATATCTGGTCCATACAACGACAAGCGCTCTTTACGTGCTTCTGCTTCGCATGTAACAACAAATGACATTGCGGCTCCAGTGGAAAATTCAATTGTTCCTACCGTGCGTAAGTCAATACCAGGAGAAAACTCTCTCCTTCCTGCTTGATGAAACGAAATAGGTTCTCCAAGCATTTGGCAGGCCAAATCTAAATAATGTATTCCAAGATGAGCTGTAATCCCACCAAAAGATAAAGCAGGATCTTGTCGCCAGTCATTGAAGTATCTGTTTATGTCACGCGGCCGCGAAACTTCCAAAATAGCTGTTGTTTGATGATCCCAGTTAACGTTAAATGCTTCCTCAGGAAGTCGATATCTATGCTGAAACATGATTCCGATGGTTTGGTTCGCATCGTTTGCAGCTTTCAATAACTGATCAAGTTCTTTTTCCGTCGTACATGGTGGTTTTTCGAGAAGGACTGACTTTCCTGCATCCAATGCTTCGAATGCCTTATTCGCTCTTCCGCCAGGTGGGAGGCACAATG from Paenibacillus sp. FSL R5-0341 harbors:
- a CDS encoding sugar phosphate isomerase/epimerase family protein, which produces MKLAIIGDEIDQDLHRVIDAVQKNKFHGIEVRSVWNTRPDQLDNEQLELIRDSVRSAGLNIAGFDSPCFKVEFPSTDELLESSRESLAKAIDQARLLNSGFVRVFTFYREGIAQPKLAARAVKQIVDGLVSDDIQIYVETGMRTNTPTIKHMLEFLDEVADNRLGIVWDPGNSVFSGQDLNPFPEDYTLGKEFIKHIHIKDPDGQSQYVRLGDGDVPWRNIIQTLKNDDYQGYVSLETHWRKGRVLDQKQRDNPWFDSFSMDGYEASVECMQRLLSYINEVS
- a CDS encoding sulfotransferase, with product MNNQSTLPIILLGFQRSGTTVFAHKLSEAFGVDNGMFSVNGKLMYYLHRWLTMKDIGYRHLRVDEILFSLKRRVPGGIGVERYLYQVEKVLREVAIDVAEGYQGNELELGRRIVSESYKGFTRWGDKYNEYLQIFPYLNNVVPDAKYILMFRDPYDVASSVMEWEGDRPWRPISVTGNLKKWVSWHAEAIEQITALSKERYLVVEYQRLCEGIENDRLSNFIGIDIAPYLKELVPRRKRVSHPRLTQEVKEVWDKLQGMN
- a CDS encoding Gfo/Idh/MocA family oxidoreductase yields the protein MAVNIAIVGYGSAGRQHAKTLLDMNHASLYGIYEKNPIVDTDSVYRFTSWEELLSNPDVNAIALCLPPGGRANKAFEALDAGKSVLLEKPPCTTEKELDQLLKAANDANQTIGIMFQHRYRLPEEAFNVNWDHQTTAILEVSRPRDINRYFNDWRQDPALSFGGITAHLGIHYLDLACQMLGEPISFHQAGRREFSPGIDLRTVGTIEFSTGAAMSFVVTCEAEARKERLSLYGPDIRLTIEDGRSALEYKGNLRQYPVESTHEMRKQLYMDFASSIINKEQPERCHLQGGRGVTRLLEQIAMNGGIHI